In Bacillus sp. FJAT-45037, the following are encoded in one genomic region:
- a CDS encoding peroxiredoxin family protein, translated as MRAKLVLLIVFGFVIWGVIESVSNQSSTREENEVEQTSTDLAPDFTLETLSGENVALSDFIGQPVMVNFWATWCPPCRAEMPDMEEFYQEEDVMILAVNATASETSVDTVRAFQEELELTFPILLDPTSEAASLYNIQPLPTSVFINRQGEVEHVQVGAMNKEMMLRVLEEL; from the coding sequence ATGCGTGCGAAACTCGTTTTACTTATTGTTTTTGGGTTTGTCATTTGGGGAGTGATTGAATCAGTCTCCAATCAATCATCTACTCGTGAGGAAAATGAAGTGGAGCAGACATCGACAGATCTCGCACCAGATTTCACATTAGAAACTTTATCAGGAGAGAATGTCGCCCTATCTGATTTTATCGGTCAGCCTGTCATGGTTAACTTTTGGGCTACTTGGTGTCCTCCTTGTCGAGCAGAGATGCCAGATATGGAAGAGTTTTATCAAGAAGAGGATGTCATGATCCTAGCGGTGAATGCTACAGCGTCTGAAACATCTGTTGATACGGTAAGGGCGTTCCAAGAAGAGCTTGAGTTAACGTTCCCAATCTTGCTTGATCCAACAAGTGAGGCAGCTTCGCTCTATAACATTCAACCACTACCGACATCTGTGTTCATTAATCGTCAAGGAGAAGTAGAACATGTTCAAGTTGGTGCGATGAACAAGGAAATGATGCTGCGAGTTTTAGAAGAATTATAA
- a CDS encoding metal-sensitive transcriptional regulator, protein MEYTQEMKNRLKRIEGQVRGVLRLMEEEKDCKAVITQMSATKSAMDRAMAFVIAKNMQQCILEQVEKGESADEIVEEAIQLLVKSR, encoded by the coding sequence ATGGAATATACTCAAGAGATGAAAAATCGTCTAAAACGTATTGAAGGGCAAGTGCGTGGTGTGCTTCGTTTGATGGAAGAAGAAAAAGATTGTAAAGCAGTAATCACGCAAATGTCTGCGACAAAATCAGCGATGGATCGAGCAATGGCTTTTGTGATTGCTAAGAATATGCAACAATGTATTCTCGAACAAGTGGAAAAAGGCGAGAGTGCCGATGAAATTGTCGAAGAAGCGATTCAATTACTAGTAAAAAGTCGATAG
- a CDS encoding MBL fold metallo-hydrolase, whose amino-acid sequence MFFRSFFDEKLAHMSYLIGCQKTGEAIVVDPGRNLTPYFQVAKKEGFTISAATETHIHADYASGAKELAERYGVRLYLSDEGDDDWKYAFADDVGATLVKHEDQFSIGGVQFDVLHTPGHTPESISFLLTDKGGGANEPMGIFTGDFLFVGDVGRPDLLEKSAGSVGTAEKGAKQMFESIQAMRELSDDIQVWPAHGAGSACGKSLGAVPVTTIGYEKKHNWAFQLTDEKAFTEELLQSQPEPPTYFGMMKKINKEGTAQKRETKPRRLQSVKEMEDRIDNDLFVIDTRKSPLFAYGHIVGAINISIEKSFTNWAGWLVPYDKDLVCVIEESKLEEVILALQSIGLDRTVAFIDGATLEKDVNLPMYKQVDVEEAYQQVEANKGILLDVRNESEWIDGHYPDATHVFLGTLEDHLDRIPKDETLYVLCGSGVRSAIAVSILLKHGFKQVVNVKGGFSAWVTSDLPVTKDLS is encoded by the coding sequence ATGTTCTTTCGATCTTTTTTTGATGAAAAACTAGCGCATATGTCATACTTAATTGGCTGTCAGAAAACGGGTGAAGCGATTGTCGTAGACCCGGGTCGTAACCTTACTCCATACTTTCAGGTCGCAAAAAAAGAAGGCTTCACAATTTCCGCTGCAACAGAAACGCATATCCATGCTGATTATGCATCAGGTGCAAAGGAATTAGCTGAGCGCTATGGTGTTCGGTTGTATTTATCAGATGAAGGAGACGACGATTGGAAGTATGCATTCGCTGATGATGTCGGTGCAACACTTGTCAAACACGAGGATCAATTTTCAATCGGTGGCGTCCAATTTGATGTTTTACACACACCTGGTCATACCCCTGAGAGCATCTCATTTTTGTTAACAGATAAAGGTGGCGGTGCTAATGAGCCGATGGGTATTTTTACAGGAGATTTCTTATTTGTTGGTGATGTCGGAAGGCCTGATCTACTAGAGAAGTCAGCAGGCTCTGTCGGAACGGCTGAAAAAGGCGCTAAGCAAATGTTTGAGTCGATCCAAGCAATGAGGGAGCTATCTGATGACATTCAAGTATGGCCGGCGCACGGGGCAGGTAGTGCGTGTGGGAAATCACTTGGAGCGGTTCCTGTAACAACGATTGGCTATGAAAAGAAACATAACTGGGCGTTTCAACTAACGGATGAAAAAGCCTTTACCGAGGAGCTACTTCAAAGTCAGCCAGAACCTCCGACGTATTTTGGGATGATGAAAAAGATTAACAAAGAGGGCACTGCACAAAAACGAGAGACGAAGCCACGTAGATTACAATCAGTGAAAGAAATGGAGGATAGGATCGATAATGATTTGTTTGTGATTGACACGAGGAAGTCCCCTTTGTTTGCATACGGTCATATCGTCGGTGCAATAAATATTTCAATCGAAAAATCATTTACAAATTGGGCGGGATGGCTCGTGCCTTATGATAAAGACCTCGTCTGTGTGATCGAAGAATCAAAGCTAGAAGAAGTCATACTGGCATTGCAATCGATTGGACTCGATCGAACCGTTGCGTTTATTGACGGGGCAACACTTGAGAAAGACGTCAATCTTCCTATGTACAAACAGGTAGATGTAGAAGAGGCGTATCAACAAGTGGAAGCGAACAAAGGAATCTTACTTGATGTTCGAAATGAAAGTGAATGGATCGATGGGCATTACCCGGATGCAACCCATGTGTTCCTCGGCACGTTAGAGGATCACCTTGACCGCATACCAAAGGATGAGACTCTTTACGTATTATGTGGTTCAGGTGTACGATCAGCGATTGCCGTCAGCATCCTGTTAAAGCATGGATTTAAACAAGTTGTGAACGTAAAAGGTGGATTTTCTGCATGGGTTACAAGTGATCTTCCTGTCACGAAAGATCTGTCATAG
- a CDS encoding MgtC/SapB family protein translates to MGDWFFSSFVHNTALLKLSFAALAGLIIGLERELKGKPLGLKTCLIVAVTACLLTIVSYESAFLFSEAYSRPMDPGRIPSYVISGIGFLGAGVILRRNNDAISGLTTASLVLASAGIGITIGVGFYMEAFLGVFFMILGVRIIPDLVEWIGPKKLADIEIRAKVFIKKETNLTNFLKEVKSKGMGIRRVKVKEEAEDILLTCIIVTSKKMYTTDVFYALKASKDVLQVEVENIT, encoded by the coding sequence ATGGGTGACTGGTTTTTTTCTTCATTTGTACATAATACGGCATTATTAAAACTTTCTTTTGCAGCTTTGGCCGGGTTGATTATTGGCTTAGAACGAGAATTAAAAGGGAAACCCCTCGGATTAAAAACGTGTTTAATTGTTGCGGTGACGGCTTGTTTATTGACGATTGTCTCATATGAGTCAGCCTTCTTATTCTCTGAAGCCTATTCACGCCCGATGGACCCAGGTCGTATTCCATCCTATGTGATTAGTGGGATCGGATTTTTAGGAGCTGGTGTGATTTTACGTCGAAATAATGATGCGATCTCTGGCTTAACAACAGCTTCTCTCGTTCTCGCTTCAGCAGGAATTGGGATTACAATTGGGGTTGGCTTTTATATGGAAGCTTTTCTTGGTGTCTTCTTTATGATTTTAGGTGTTCGCATTATTCCTGATCTCGTCGAATGGATTGGACCCAAGAAGTTAGCGGATATTGAAATTCGAGCAAAGGTTTTCATTAAAAAAGAGACCAATCTTACGAACTTCTTGAAAGAAGTAAAGAGTAAAGGAATGGGAATTCGCCGTGTGAAAGTAAAAGAAGAAGCAGAAGATATTTTGCTGACGTGTATTATCGTAACAAGTAAGAAGATGTACACAACAGATGTTTTTTATGCGTTAAAGGCTTCGAAAGATGTGTTACAAGTAGAGGTGGAAAACATCACGTAA
- a CDS encoding metal-sensitive transcriptional regulator produces the protein MEYTQDMKNRLKRIEGQVRGVLRMMEEEQDCKTVIGQMSAVKSASDRAMAYIIAKNMQHCMLEEIEKGERADAVVDEAIQLLVKTR, from the coding sequence ATGGAATATACTCAAGACATGAAAAATCGCTTGAAACGAATTGAAGGTCAAGTACGTGGTGTTCTTCGTATGATGGAAGAAGAACAAGATTGCAAGACGGTGATTGGGCAAATGTCGGCGGTCAAGTCAGCATCAGACCGTGCAATGGCTTATATCATCGCTAAAAACATGCAACATTGTATGTTAGAAGAGATAGAAAAAGGTGAGCGTGCGGACGCGGTCGTAGACGAAGCTATTCAGTTACTTGTTAAAACAAGATAA
- a CDS encoding sulfurtransferase TusA family protein — translation MSIKVDHVLDAKGLACPMPIVKTKKTIDSIEAGQVLEIQATDKGSLADLKAWAKSTGHHYLGTIEEGDTLIHYIRKASESEEKEEVDFPHVISNEELEAKVGESNTTILDVREPAEYAFSHVPTAVSIPLGELEGRLNELDPAHQVYVICRTGSRSAFAAKVLQDNGFNQVHNTKPGMTSWSGKTESK, via the coding sequence ATGTCAATTAAAGTTGATCATGTATTAGACGCAAAAGGATTAGCATGTCCGATGCCAATCGTGAAAACAAAGAAAACAATAGACAGTATTGAAGCAGGTCAAGTATTAGAGATCCAAGCAACAGATAAAGGTTCATTAGCGGATTTAAAAGCTTGGGCCAAATCAACAGGTCATCATTATTTAGGAACGATCGAAGAAGGGGACACACTGATTCACTACATTCGTAAAGCAAGTGAGAGTGAAGAGAAGGAAGAAGTAGATTTCCCGCACGTCATCTCTAATGAAGAGTTAGAAGCGAAAGTCGGAGAAAGCAATACAACCATTCTTGACGTTCGTGAGCCGGCAGAATATGCGTTTTCTCACGTACCAACAGCTGTTTCAATTCCACTAGGTGAATTGGAAGGTCGTTTAAATGAGTTAGATCCAGCTCATCAAGTCTATGTCATCTGTCGCACAGGTTCACGAAGTGCCTTCGCAGCAAAAGTATTACAAGACAATGGATTCAATCAAGTACACAATACAAAACCAGGCATGACAAGCTGGAGTGGAAAGACAGAAAGTAAGTAG
- a CDS encoding MBL fold metallo-hydrolase, with the protein MSVKAMKAGELARTVINKEELFILDVRNNDAYADWKIEGDGIESLNTPYFDLIEGVDEILDQIPTDKEVLVVCAKEGSSIFVAEQLAEATGRDIHYLEGGMKAWSEHLEPIKVGDLDGGGSVYQFVRLGKGCLSYMIVSGDEGAMIDPLRLVDQYAAFAEKLGIKVLHMFDTHLHADHISGGRRLAQSTGGTYYLPPKDADEVTFKYEPIEDGMEVTFGGANVRVKAVYSPGHTIGSTSYVVNDTYLFTGDILFLDSIGRPDLAGKAEDWVSDLRESLYVRYKKLNQDLLVLPAHFAKLIELDDQGRVFARLGDLYKENHGLLIEDEDEFRRVVSENLPPQPNAYQEIRKTNMGILTPNTEEETEMEIGPNRCAVS; encoded by the coding sequence ATGTCAGTGAAAGCGATGAAAGCAGGAGAATTAGCAAGAACGGTTATTAATAAGGAAGAGTTGTTTATTCTAGATGTTCGTAACAATGATGCGTATGCTGATTGGAAAATAGAAGGAGACGGAATCGAATCGTTAAATACTCCTTACTTCGATCTTATTGAAGGCGTAGATGAGATTCTTGACCAAATTCCGACGGATAAAGAAGTTCTAGTTGTTTGTGCGAAAGAAGGGTCATCGATCTTTGTAGCTGAGCAATTAGCTGAAGCAACTGGTCGTGACATTCATTACCTAGAAGGCGGCATGAAGGCTTGGAGCGAGCACTTAGAACCGATTAAAGTAGGCGACCTTGATGGCGGCGGTTCTGTGTATCAATTCGTCCGCTTAGGTAAAGGCTGCTTGTCATATATGATTGTTTCAGGTGATGAGGGTGCGATGATTGACCCACTACGTCTTGTGGATCAATACGCTGCTTTTGCCGAGAAACTAGGTATTAAAGTGTTACACATGTTTGATACTCACTTGCATGCAGATCATATTTCAGGTGGACGCCGTTTAGCACAATCGACAGGTGGAACGTACTACTTGCCACCTAAGGATGCTGATGAGGTCACGTTTAAATATGAGCCAATTGAAGACGGTATGGAAGTGACATTTGGTGGGGCGAACGTTCGCGTAAAAGCGGTGTATTCACCTGGTCATACGATTGGCAGCACGTCTTATGTTGTCAATGACACCTACTTGTTTACAGGCGACATTTTATTCCTTGATTCAATCGGTCGACCAGACCTTGCTGGTAAAGCAGAAGATTGGGTTAGTGATCTACGTGAATCGTTATATGTACGCTACAAGAAATTGAACCAAGATCTACTTGTACTACCAGCTCACTTTGCTAAATTAATTGAGCTAGATGATCAAGGTCGTGTATTTGCACGATTAGGCGATTTATACAAAGAGAATCATGGTTTACTAATTGAAGATGAAGATGAGTTCCGTCGTGTGGTCTCTGAGAACTTACCACCTCAACCAAATGCCTATCAAGAGATTCGTAAGACAAACATGGGAATTTTAACACCGAACACAGAAGAAGAAACGGAAATGGAAATTGGTCCAAACCGTTGTGCAGTATCGTAA
- a CDS encoding sulfurtransferase TusA family protein: MNSNKVLNAEGLACPMPIIKTKKEMDTLESGQVLEIHATDKGAQADMAAWAKTSGHELMHQEQDGNVFKFWIKKA; the protein is encoded by the coding sequence ATGAATAGTAACAAGGTATTAAATGCAGAAGGTTTAGCTTGTCCAATGCCAATCATCAAAACAAAAAAGGAAATGGATACTCTTGAGTCAGGTCAAGTACTTGAGATCCATGCAACAGATAAAGGTGCACAAGCAGATATGGCTGCTTGGGCGAAAACATCAGGTCATGAGTTAATGCACCAAGAACAAGACGGAAATGTGTTTAAATTCTGGATCAAAAAAGCATAA
- a CDS encoding SulP family inorganic anion transporter gives MLRKLFPGLEWMLTYQKHDLRGDLSAGLIVAIMLIPQGMAYAMLAGLPPVIGLYASTIPLIIYALFGSSRQLAVGPVAMVSLLVLTGVQGLAEPGSSEYISLVLLLALLVGLIQLSLGLLRLGFITDFISHAVISGFTSAAAIVIGFSQLKHLLGIPLPSSENVFELILEATRQLTSINLYAFLIGITSIAILVLLKKYAPKIPAPLVVVVYSTALVYFFDLQEKGVSIIGEVPDGLPSLSLPAWSMEAVGALMPIAITIAIIAFVESFAMAKVIATKEKYKVDANRELVGLGLANVSASTFSGYPVTGGFSRSAVNYGAGARTGLAAIITSILIVLTLLFFTSWFYYMPNAVLASIIMVAVYGLIDVKEAKHLFKVKRIDGFTLLITFVATLTLGIEKGILIGVVFSLIVFLWRSANPHIAELGYVGKLDAYRNTGRFNEAKTMKDVSILRIDSPLYFANIAKVEQRIQQAFLKSDDIETVILDFSGVNDMDAVAVDHFEELLSTYREMNKTIYLCDVKGPVRDILKKAGWYKTFKGFIEFQDLEHVLRHIEE, from the coding sequence ATGCTTCGAAAATTGTTCCCTGGTCTTGAATGGATGTTAACGTATCAAAAACATGATTTACGTGGTGATTTATCTGCGGGTTTAATTGTCGCGATTATGCTTATCCCACAAGGTATGGCCTATGCGATGCTTGCGGGGTTGCCGCCAGTCATCGGTTTATATGCTTCGACGATCCCATTAATCATTTATGCGCTTTTTGGATCTTCAAGGCAACTAGCAGTAGGTCCAGTGGCGATGGTGTCGTTACTTGTATTAACAGGTGTTCAAGGCCTTGCTGAACCAGGATCGTCAGAATATATTTCGCTCGTCTTATTGCTGGCTCTCTTGGTTGGGCTTATTCAGTTGAGTCTTGGTTTATTACGTTTAGGCTTTATTACAGACTTTATCTCACATGCCGTAATCAGTGGATTCACTTCCGCTGCCGCGATTGTGATTGGGTTTAGTCAATTAAAACATTTACTCGGGATTCCACTCCCATCGTCAGAAAATGTATTTGAACTTATTTTAGAAGCCACAAGACAGCTAACATCAATTAATTTATATGCTTTCTTAATCGGGATCACAAGTATCGCGATCTTAGTATTATTAAAAAAATACGCACCAAAAATTCCAGCCCCATTAGTTGTAGTCGTTTACAGTACAGCACTTGTATACTTCTTTGATTTACAAGAAAAAGGGGTAAGCATCATTGGTGAAGTGCCAGATGGGCTTCCGAGCTTATCTCTACCTGCATGGAGCATGGAAGCCGTGGGAGCACTTATGCCAATTGCAATCACGATTGCGATTATCGCGTTTGTAGAAAGCTTTGCGATGGCAAAAGTTATTGCGACAAAAGAGAAGTACAAAGTCGATGCTAATCGCGAATTAGTCGGCTTAGGGTTGGCGAATGTATCTGCCTCTACGTTTTCAGGTTATCCTGTAACGGGTGGATTTTCTAGGTCCGCGGTCAATTACGGGGCGGGTGCTAGAACAGGCCTTGCTGCAATTATTACGTCGATTCTTATTGTTTTAACGCTCCTTTTCTTCACGTCTTGGTTTTATTACATGCCAAATGCCGTTTTAGCATCGATTATTATGGTGGCTGTTTATGGCTTGATTGATGTAAAAGAAGCAAAGCATCTCTTTAAAGTTAAACGAATTGATGGCTTCACCCTTTTAATTACATTCGTTGCTACGTTAACGTTAGGGATTGAAAAGGGGATCTTAATTGGTGTTGTCTTTTCATTAATCGTCTTTTTATGGCGTAGTGCGAATCCTCATATTGCTGAACTGGGCTATGTAGGTAAATTAGATGCCTATCGCAATACCGGGCGCTTTAATGAAGCGAAAACGATGAAGGATGTGTCGATCTTACGTATCGATTCCCCGTTGTATTTTGCTAACATCGCTAAAGTAGAACAACGCATCCAACAAGCGTTTCTAAAGTCAGACGATATCGAGACCGTCATTCTTGATTTTTCTGGAGTGAATGATATGGACGCTGTTGCTGTTGATCATTTTGAAGAATTGTTAAGCACGTACCGAGAAATGAATAAGACCATTTATCTATGTGATGTGAAGGGACCTGTTCGTGACATTTTGAAAAAAGCAGGTTGGTACAAAACATTTAAAGGTTTTATTGAATTTCAAGATTTAGAACATGTGTTAAGGCATATCGAGGAGTGA
- a CDS encoding carbonic anhydrase has protein sequence MEKHRLEKQNESFLQEMREKDPHFFEKLQAGQEPEMFVLACSDSRVSPSVITNMPLGKLFIHRNIANQVNESDESFSASLYYALKHLRVKDVLIIGHTNCGGVKAAADNNEEAELKTWLTSIHQAIKGADCEGLCEAGTKQNVLTQMDRLKAHPIYRKYGNDVPVVGALFHVEDGKFEWLR, from the coding sequence ATGGAAAAGCATCGTTTAGAAAAGCAAAATGAATCGTTCTTGCAAGAGATGAGGGAGAAAGACCCTCATTTCTTTGAGAAGCTTCAGGCAGGTCAAGAACCAGAGATGTTCGTCTTAGCATGTAGTGACTCGCGGGTCAGCCCTTCTGTCATTACGAATATGCCGCTCGGAAAGTTATTTATCCACCGAAATATTGCCAATCAAGTCAATGAATCAGATGAAAGTTTTTCAGCGAGCTTGTATTATGCCCTTAAACATTTACGTGTGAAAGATGTTCTTATTATTGGCCATACAAACTGTGGCGGAGTAAAAGCAGCTGCTGATAACAATGAAGAAGCAGAGTTAAAAACGTGGCTTACTTCGATTCATCAAGCGATTAAAGGGGCCGACTGTGAAGGTTTATGTGAAGCGGGAACGAAGCAAAATGTGCTCACTCAGATGGATCGTTTGAAGGCACACCCGATTTATCGTAAGTATGGAAACGATGTGCCGGTAGTAGGAGCGCTCTTTCATGTAGAGGACGGAAAGTTTGAATGGTTACGATAA
- a CDS encoding DsrE/DsrF/DrsH-like family protein — translation MEQKKATMIVFDGDLDKALASFIIGTGAAAMGKPVTMFFTFWGLNVLRKEQYVKVEKNFVEKMFAKMMPRGPEKLGLSRMNYGGMGASLMKRMMKKHNVVSLKELIEMAQELDIKMVACTMSMDVMGIHKEELIDGIEYAGVATYLAEAEDGNVNLFI, via the coding sequence ATGGAACAGAAAAAAGCAACGATGATCGTCTTTGATGGTGACTTAGATAAAGCATTAGCAAGTTTTATTATTGGAACTGGAGCAGCAGCAATGGGGAAACCTGTGACAATGTTTTTCACTTTCTGGGGTTTAAATGTGTTACGTAAAGAGCAATATGTAAAAGTAGAGAAGAACTTCGTTGAAAAAATGTTCGCGAAAATGATGCCACGTGGTCCTGAAAAATTAGGATTATCCAGAATGAACTACGGTGGAATGGGTGCGTCATTAATGAAGCGTATGATGAAAAAGCATAACGTCGTTTCTCTAAAAGAATTAATTGAAATGGCTCAAGAACTAGATATTAAAATGGTTGCCTGCACAATGTCTATGGACGTAATGGGTATTCATAAAGAAGAGCTAATCGACGGGATTGAATATGCTGGGGTAGCAACATACCTTGCAGAAGCTGAAGATGGTAATGTAAACTTATTTATCTAA
- a CDS encoding rhodanese-like domain-containing protein: MKYFSVTVLAIIIGIGVFSLFQQSSNDVKEITTTELEKQMETDSEAIYVDVREVNEYEAGHVKGMENMPLSNFAENYSVLPKDREIVVFCRSGNRSMQAATFLADQGYAKVTNVEGGILAWEGPVQQ, encoded by the coding sequence ATGAAGTATTTCTCAGTCACCGTATTGGCTATTATTATCGGAATAGGAGTGTTTTCTTTGTTTCAACAATCATCGAATGACGTGAAAGAAATCACAACAACAGAGCTAGAAAAACAGATGGAAACTGATTCAGAAGCCATTTATGTCGATGTTCGTGAAGTGAATGAGTATGAAGCAGGTCACGTAAAAGGCATGGAGAATATGCCTTTATCCAACTTCGCCGAAAACTACTCAGTCCTTCCGAAAGACCGCGAAATTGTGGTCTTCTGTCGCAGTGGAAACCGCAGCATGCAAGCAGCTACCTTCCTTGCAGACCAAGGGTACGCTAAGGTAACGAATGTCGAAGGTGGCATTCTTGCTTGGGAAGGCCCGGTTCAACAATAA
- a CDS encoding SDR family oxidoreductase yields the protein MNHTYMFTGFPGFIASAIAEELITSRDDIKKLYFLVLPKEIEKAEEKLSQLRNKVGKRKIDLELVLGDITKSDLGIDPEIANRLKGEIDYYFHLAAIYDLAVPKKIAYQVNVVGTRHVGDWLKECLKLQRYIYFSTAYVSGSREGVILETELACGQTFKNHYEETKYQAEVIVENDKQTLPTTIIRPGVVRGHSKTGETTKFDGPYFVLNLFNRLGKIGALPYIGSGGADGNFVPIDYVIQATSYLAHATKAEGKTYHITDPNPYSMKQVYEVLHQEMIGRKPIGSVPLSLSKFLLTPKWMQRWVGVEREALDYFTCMSRYDCSNTLTDLKGSGITCPRFEETAGTMVRYYKDHCKVKEKYIKI from the coding sequence ATGAATCATACGTACATGTTTACCGGCTTCCCGGGATTTATCGCTTCAGCCATTGCCGAAGAGCTAATTACATCAAGAGATGATATCAAAAAGCTTTATTTTTTAGTGCTTCCAAAGGAAATAGAAAAAGCAGAAGAGAAGTTGTCTCAGCTAAGGAATAAAGTAGGAAAGCGCAAAATTGATCTCGAATTAGTATTAGGAGATATTACGAAAAGTGACTTAGGGATAGATCCTGAAATAGCTAACCGATTGAAAGGTGAGATCGATTACTATTTCCATCTAGCGGCGATCTACGATTTAGCCGTTCCCAAAAAAATCGCCTATCAGGTGAATGTTGTAGGGACGAGACATGTAGGAGATTGGCTAAAAGAGTGCCTGAAGCTTCAACGCTATATTTACTTTAGTACGGCTTATGTGTCTGGCAGTAGAGAAGGCGTCATTTTAGAAACTGAACTCGCATGCGGTCAAACTTTTAAGAACCACTACGAAGAAACAAAATATCAAGCAGAAGTCATAGTAGAGAACGATAAGCAGACGCTGCCGACGACGATCATTCGTCCAGGCGTTGTTCGTGGGCATTCCAAAACAGGGGAGACGACGAAGTTCGATGGCCCGTACTTTGTATTAAATTTATTCAACAGGCTCGGAAAAATCGGTGCTCTCCCTTATATCGGGTCAGGTGGAGCAGATGGCAACTTTGTCCCGATTGACTATGTCATCCAAGCAACGAGTTACTTAGCACATGCGACAAAGGCTGAAGGGAAGACATATCATATTACCGACCCGAATCCATACTCAATGAAACAGGTGTATGAAGTGTTACACCAAGAGATGATCGGACGAAAACCCATTGGAAGTGTACCACTGTCTCTGTCAAAATTCTTGCTAACGCCGAAATGGATGCAGAGATGGGTTGGCGTCGAACGCGAGGCTCTCGACTACTTCACATGCATGTCCCGTTATGACTGCAGCAATACATTAACTGACTTAAAAGGATCGGGCATTACTTGTCCCCGGTTTGAAGAAACAGCAGGAACGATGGTTAGGTATTATAAAGATCATTGCAAGGTGAAGGAGAAGTATATAAAGATTTAG
- a CDS encoding TIGR04104 family putative zinc finger protein — protein sequence MSLPRCVSCNDPFTYRKLLFMFFRKQCPTCKKLNYLSTKSRIRGSRIAVLFVILYNVLLLLSQSFMLNVLVGFGIIIFIILIGPFLYQFKEVEEPLF from the coding sequence GTGAGCCTACCGCGGTGCGTTTCATGCAACGATCCATTCACATACAGAAAGCTTTTGTTTATGTTTTTCCGAAAACAATGTCCTACGTGCAAGAAATTAAACTATTTATCTACTAAGAGTCGTATTCGAGGCAGTCGGATTGCTGTCCTATTCGTCATCTTGTACAATGTCCTACTACTTCTTAGTCAGTCCTTTATGTTAAATGTACTTGTTGGTTTTGGCATTATTATATTTATTATTCTAATTGGCCCATTCTTATATCAATTTAAAGAAGTGGAAGAGCCGTTGTTTTAA
- a CDS encoding DUF4190 domain-containing protein, whose product MTEKNNVKENTKVNSKSVLALVLGVLSIFISLIMAFGFITGVIGIVLGFLGLREIEFANQKGKTLATIGISFCVVGTLLPVVFMI is encoded by the coding sequence TTGACAGAAAAAAACAACGTGAAAGAAAATACTAAGGTCAACAGTAAATCAGTTTTAGCTTTGGTATTGGGTGTACTTTCCATTTTTATATCACTTATAATGGCATTTGGCTTTATAACAGGAGTTATCGGAATTGTACTTGGATTTTTAGGATTGCGAGAAATAGAATTCGCTAATCAAAAGGGAAAGACTCTGGCGACCATTGGTATTTCGTTTTGTGTAGTTGGGACTCTTTTACCTGTTGTGTTTATGATATAA
- a CDS encoding DinB family protein has protein sequence MNTYCKSALNQIKIALTKTIEIMDQLDEGDLLKRPSSDKHSIGELLEHIANICKADLLIVNGATQDEMNQFYSSVEYRGINEIKTGILNNFEQLEESYLKYSEIELQQEITSFWGVSYSRYEWLLEILAHVYHHRGQLHSILVHCYNKDPKILLFE, from the coding sequence ATGAATACATACTGTAAGAGTGCATTAAACCAAATAAAAATAGCATTAACAAAAACTATCGAAATAATGGACCAATTAGATGAGGGCGATTTACTAAAAAGACCATCCTCTGATAAACATTCAATAGGTGAGTTGTTAGAACACATTGCAAATATATGCAAAGCAGATTTACTAATTGTAAATGGTGCTACACAAGATGAAATGAATCAATTTTATTCATCTGTCGAATACAGGGGGATAAATGAAATAAAAACTGGTATTCTAAATAACTTTGAACAACTTGAAGAAAGCTATTTGAAATATTCGGAGATAGAGCTTCAACAAGAAATTACTTCATTTTGGGGTGTTTCATATTCAAGATATGAATGGTTATTAGAAATTTTAGCTCACGTTTATCATCACAGAGGTCAATTACACTCTATACTTGTTCATTGTTATAACAAAGACCCAAAAATATTATTGTTCGAATAA